One window of Nicotiana tomentosiformis chromosome 11, ASM39032v3, whole genome shotgun sequence genomic DNA carries:
- the LOC104086669 gene encoding serine/threonine-protein kinase Nek6 → MEVRNNEVEYSKMEDYEVIEHIGRGAFGAAFLVHHKFEKRKYVMKKIRLAKQTEKFKRTAHQEMNLIAKLDNPYIVEYKDAWVEKDSFVCIVTSYCEGGDMAEIIRKARGIFFPEERLCKWLTQLLLALDYLHSNRVLHRDLKCSNIFLTKDDEIRLGDFGLAKLLNKDDLASSIVGTPTYMCPELLADIPYGYKSDIWSLGCCMFEIAAHMLAFRALDMPGLINKINRSTVSPLPTIYSSTLKRLIKSMLRKSPEHRPTAAELLRHPHLQPYLAKCRNLPPAFVSVVSNKEAKHSNESTSKPTLGKDQRLLKEIRQAKKQDKVAAVDGNVHELKGESPNTCKIKKINLQSMKVENPENERFQSISVKKSGSTNSRSSTRSTLTDQHEADTKEFLAETYNIIEGTDQEKHKPTDHRPIESKKDAKSQPEEQKKCTLKKPGIPKPYNEVAAKAIDHLSTNRDTEKHDGHKRAASETSVMATLNLLQGKNNVGISMSNERAEALESLLEFCAELLKHEKIEELAGVLKPFGEEAVSSRETAIWLTKGLMNLQNQGEETESA, encoded by the exons atggaggTGAGAAATAATGAAGTTGAATATTCAAAGATGGAAGATTATGAAGTGATAGAACACATTGGTAGAGGAGCTTTTGGAGCTGCATTTCTTGTTCATCACAAGTTTGAGAAAAGAAA GTATGTAATGAAGAAGATCCGTTTGGCTAAACAGACAGAAAAGTTCAAGCGTACTGCCCATCAAGAG ATGAATTTGATAGCCAAGCTAGATAATCCTTATATTGTAGAATACAAGGATGCATGGGTAGAGAAG GACTCTTTTGTCTGCATTGTGACAAGTTACTGTGAAGGTGGAGACAT GGCTGAAATTATTAGAAAAGCCAGAGGAATTTTTTTCCCTGAAGAG AGACTTTGCAAATGGTTGACTCAGTTGTTGCTGGCTCTTGATTACCTTCACTCCAATCGTGTTCTTCACAGAGATCTTAAA TGCTCTAACATTTTCCTTACCAAAGACGACGAAATCAGACTCG GTGATTTTGGATTAGCCAAATTGCTGAATAAAGATGACCTTGCCTCTTCG ATTGTGGGAACTCCAACATATATGTGCCCTGAGCTCCTAGCAGATATACCCTATGGATACAAATCAGACATATGGTCTCTAG GTTGTTGTATGTTTGAAATTGCTGCTCATATGCTTGCATTTCGAGCTCTG GATATGCCTGGACTGATCAACAAAATAAACAGATCCACTGTCTCTCCACTTCCAACCATATATTCCTCCACATT GAAACGATTGATCAAAAGCATGCTAAGAAAAAGCCCCGAGCACAGACCTACG GCTGCAGAGTTGTTGAGGCATCCACATTTACAACCATACCTTGCTAAATGCCGGAATTTGCCACCAGCGTTTGTATCAGTAGTTTCTAACAAAGAAGCAAAACATAGTAATGAGTCAACTTCCAAGCCTACATTAGGAAAAGACCAAAGGCTTCTGAAGGAAATTAGACAAGCCAAAAAACAAGACAAGGTTGCTGCAGTTGATGGAAATGTTCATGAACTCAAAGGCGAATCGCCTAATACATGTAAAATCAAAAAAATTAACCTTCAGAGCATGAAAGTAGAAAATCCGGAGAATGAAAGATTCCAAAGCATATCCGTCAAGAAAAGTGGAAGTACTAATTCAAGAAGCTCCACAAGAAGTACTTTGACTGATCAACATGAAGCTGATACGAAAGAATTCTTAGCGGAGACTTATAACATAATTGAGGGAACAGATCAAGAAAAGCATAAACCAACCGATCATAGGCCTATTGAGAGCAAGAAAGACGCAAAATCTCAACCAGAAGAGCAAAAAAAATGCACATTGAAGAAACCAGGAATACCAAAACCATATAATGAAGTTGCAGCAAAAGCCATTGATCATCTAAGTACTAATCGGGATACAGAAAAACACGATGGTCATAAACGTGCAGCGAGTGAGACGTCAGTAATGGCTACACTGAATTTGTTACAAGGGAAGAACAATGTGGGAATTAGTATGAGCAATGAAAGGGCAGAAGCACTAGAGTCATTACTTGAATTTTGTGCAGAGTTACTTAAGCATGAAAAGATAGAAGAATTAGCTGGTGTGCTGAAACCATTTGGGGAAGAAGCTGTTTCTTCTAGAGAAACAGCAATTTGGTTGACTAAAGGACTAATGAATCTTCAAAACCAAGGTGAGGAAACTGAGAGTGCATAG
- the LOC138902110 gene encoding uncharacterized protein: MPTTKVIEKNFRAKKILVCGIGPNEYNRILACQSAKEIWEALQTAHEGTTQVKQSKIDMLTTKYELFRMNDDESIQDMHTRFTSIINELHSLGEIILRNKLVRKILSVLPGS, encoded by the coding sequence ATGCCGACCACAAAAGTTATAGAGAAAAACTTTCGAGCAAAGAAGATCCTCGTTTGTGGTATTGGACCAAATGAGTATAACCGAATTTTAGCTTGTCAATCTGCCAAGGAGATATGGGAGGCTCTCCAAACCGCACATGAAGGaacaactcaagtcaagcagtcAAAGATCGACATGCTCACTACTAAATATGAACTCTTCAGGATGAATGAtgatgagtccattcaggacatgcatACTCGCTTCACTTCCATCATCAATGAGCTTCACTCTCTAGGAGAGATCATTCTAAGGAACAAACTTGTCAGGAAAATACTCAGTGTATTACCTGGTTCTTAG
- the LOC104086670 gene encoding zinc finger A20 and AN1 domain-containing stress-associated protein 8-like, with translation MEHDETGCQSHPEGPILCINNCGFFGSAANMNMCSKCYKDTILKQEQAKLAATSIENLVNGSIASEKGPVVVGSVDVQPAMLETKSVVVLSSPPSSSAGEAAELKAKVGPSRCSSCKKKVGLTGFKCRCGNLYCGSHRYSDKHDCQFDYRSAGRDAIAKANPVVKAEKLGKI, from the coding sequence ATGGAGCATGATGAGACAGGATGCCAATCCCATCCAGAAGGCCCTATCTTATGCATTAACAACTGCGGTTTCTTTGGAAGTGCTGCAAACATGAATATGTGCTCCAAGTGTTACAAGGACACTATTTTGAAACAGGAACAAGCAAAGCTTGCAGCGACATCAATTGAAAACCTTGTGAATGGATCAATTGCTAGTGAGAAGGGGCCAGTCGTTGTTGGCTCTGTAGACGTGCAACCTGCCATGCTGGAAACAAAATCTGTTGTCGTTTTGTCATCACCTCCATCTTCAAGTGCTGGTGAGGCTGCTGAATTGAAGGCTAAGGTGGGCCCGAGTCGGTGCAGCTCTTGCAAGAAAAAGGTTGGTTTGACTGGATTCAAATGCCGCTGTGGTAACCTTTACTGTGGATCACACCGCTACTCAGACAAACATGACTGCCAGTTTGACTACCGCTCTGCTGGTCGTGATGCCATAGCGAAGGCCAATCCTGTTGTGAAGGCTGAAAAACTTGGCAAGATCTAG